A region from the Dehalococcoides mccartyi CG5 genome encodes:
- a CDS encoding cofactor-independent phosphoglycerate mutase, whose protein sequence is MKYCVLITDGASGWGLKEQGGKTALELAHTPNLDKMARNGFMGLSANVPPGMEPSSACACMSLLGYDPEIYYKGRAAIEAVSMGVSVAPDEVIFRCNLVSIIDGKMASYSAGHISSQEASELLDAVSKQLGSERVKFYPGVNYRHLLKLKGMGNTANALCTPPHDISDREVSPYLPQGEGSLILNQLISSSQQILRDHPLNLHRQSQGKLPANSIWLFWGSGPIPPMPSFKKAYGLDAALTSGVDLLRGLGLMMDMKILELHGITDGLNNDFSGQMQGGLSALRDNDMAVIHVEAPDEAGHAGSLSDKVKAIELIDEFMVSKLLSYPEDIRVLVMPDHPTPIKLKTHVAEPVPFLMWGKGFSANGVSRFTEKEALKTGIIFEKGCTLMQAFLK, encoded by the coding sequence ATGAAATATTGCGTACTTATTACTGATGGTGCCTCCGGCTGGGGGCTAAAAGAACAGGGCGGTAAAACTGCACTGGAACTGGCTCACACCCCCAATCTGGATAAGATGGCCCGAAACGGTTTTATGGGATTAAGCGCCAATGTGCCCCCCGGCATGGAGCCCTCATCTGCCTGTGCCTGCATGTCCCTGCTGGGGTATGACCCCGAAATTTATTATAAAGGGCGGGCGGCTATTGAGGCTGTCAGCATGGGGGTAAGTGTTGCCCCTGACGAAGTTATTTTCCGCTGTAATCTGGTATCTATAATAGACGGCAAAATGGCCAGTTACTCAGCCGGGCATATTTCCAGCCAAGAAGCCTCCGAACTGCTGGACGCAGTGTCTAAGCAGCTTGGCAGTGAACGGGTAAAGTTTTACCCTGGGGTAAATTACCGTCATCTGCTTAAACTAAAGGGTATGGGCAATACGGCGAACGCACTCTGTACCCCTCCCCACGATATTTCCGACCGGGAGGTATCTCCTTATCTGCCGCAGGGTGAGGGAAGCCTTATCTTAAACCAGCTTATCAGCTCCTCCCAGCAGATACTCAGGGATCACCCGCTAAACCTTCACCGCCAGAGTCAGGGTAAACTGCCGGCCAATTCCATCTGGCTGTTCTGGGGCAGCGGCCCCATTCCGCCCATGCCCTCTTTTAAAAAAGCTTACGGGCTGGATGCCGCTCTAACCTCAGGCGTAGACCTGCTGCGGGGTTTGGGGCTGATGATGGATATGAAAATACTGGAACTACACGGCATAACCGACGGGTTGAATAATGATTTTTCAGGTCAGATGCAGGGCGGTCTTTCTGCCCTGCGGGATAATGATATGGCGGTAATTCATGTAGAAGCACCGGATGAAGCCGGCCATGCCGGCAGTCTTTCGGATAAAGTAAAGGCGATAGAGCTTATTGATGAGTTTATGGTGAGTAAACTTCTTTCGTACCCGGAAGATATTCGGGTGCTTGTTATGCCTGACCATCCCACCCCCATCAAGCTTAAAACCCATGTGGCAGAGCCTGTACCCTTCCTGATGTGGGGCAAGGGTTTTTCAGCTAACGGAGTATCCCGTTTTACAGAGAAAGAAGCCCTTAAAACAGGTATAATATTTGAAAAGGGCTGCACCCTGATGCAGGCTTTTCTTAAATAG